One genomic region from Lycorma delicatula isolate Av1 chromosome 1, ASM4794821v1, whole genome shotgun sequence encodes:
- the LOC142318893 gene encoding LOW QUALITY PROTEIN: uncharacterized protein LOC142318893 (The sequence of the model RefSeq protein was modified relative to this genomic sequence to represent the inferred CDS: deleted 1 base in 1 codon; substituted 2 bases at 2 genomic stop codons) — MGEKRFTCSLCQKSFSQNSGLKTHIFIHTGEKKFTCKFCQMGFSCNSHLKRHLSVHTGEKKFKCNFCSKSFSDSSNFNRHLSVHAGEKRFVCNFCQKSFNQRSTMKTHLSIHTGEKKFACDVCQKSFSQSYTLKIHLTIHTGEKKFMCNICQKSSTHSSSLKKHLSIHIGEKNSHVNFVENLLYXFXFEKTPFIHMGEKRFTCSLCQKSFSQNSGLKTHIFIHTGEKKFTCKFCQMGFSCNSHLKRHLSVHTGEKKFKCNFCSKSFSDSSNFNRHLSVHAGEKRFVCNFCQKSFNQRSTMKTHLSIHTGEKKFACDVCQKSFSQSYTLKIHLTIHTGEKKFMCNICQKSFTHSSTLK; from the exons ATGGGTGAGAAAAGATTCACATGCAGTTTGTGTCAAAAATCTTTTAGTCAGAATTCTGGTTTgaaaacacacatttttattcatactggtgaaaaaaaattcacctgtaaattttgtcaaatggGTTTTAGTTGCAACAGTCATTTAAAGAGGCATCTTTctgttcatactggtgagaaaaaattcaaatgtaatttttgttctaAGTCTTTTAGTGATAGTTCAAACTTTAATAGGCACCTTTCCGTTCATGCAGGTGAAAAAAGATTTGTAtgcaatttttgtcaaaaatcttttaatcaaagATCTACTATGAAGACACATCTCTccattcatactggtgaaaagaaATTCGCATGTGATGTTTGTCAGAAATCTTTTTCCCAGAGTTATACTTTAAAGATACATCTTACCATTCATACTGgggaaaaaaaattcatgtgtaATATTTGTCAAAAGTCTTCTACTCATAGTTCTTCTTTGAAGAAACACCTTTCAATTCATATTGGTGAGAAAAATTCACATGTAAATTTTGtcgaaaatcttttatat tagtTCTAATTTGAAAAGACACCTTTCATTCATATGGGTGAGAAAAGATTCACATGCAGTTTGTGTCAAAAATCTTTTAGTCAGAATTCTGGTTTgaaaacacacatttttattcatactggtgaaaaaaaattcacctgtaaattttgtcaaatggGTTTTAGTTGCAACAGTCATTTAAAGAGGCATCTTTctgttcatactggtgagaaaaaattcaaatgtaatttttgttctaAGTCTTTTAGTGATAGTTCAAACTTTAATAGGCACCTTTCCGTTCATGCAGGTGAAAAAAGATTTGTAtgcaatttttgtcaaaaatcttttaatcaaagATCTACTATGAAGACACATCTCTccattcatactggtgaaaagaaATTCGCATGTGATGTTTGTCAGAAATCTTTTTCCCAGAGTTATACTTTAAAGATACATCTTACCATTCATACTGgggaaaaaaaattcatgtgtaatatttgtcaaaagtcttttacTCACAGTTCTACTTTGAAGTGA
- the LOC142318890 gene encoding uncharacterized protein LOC142318890 has product MDAPNGDVFVNDDLSYCDIKLEIKNEIEDMKYLLGSIKTEVGILFEHDTDGSYFSPADKEDPLNIESSNISLPMASLDIPSVKLEQFDTELEKMECGVEAVDERPSQFTNKVKRRKNCGVCLKNDYIHAGGKKFTCKFCQKSFSVNSKLTEHLSIHTSERKFVCNICQKSSTHSSSLKKHLSIHIGEKNSHVNFVENLLYIVLI; this is encoded by the exons atggATGCACCAAATGGTGATGTGTTTGTGAATGATGATCTGTCATACTgtgatattaaattagaaatcaaGAATGAAATAGaagatatgaaatatttgttaGGATCAATTAAGACAGAAGTTGGAATATTGTTTGAGCAT GATACTGATGGTTCATATTTTTCACCTGCAGACAAAGAAGATCCACTTAATATAGAGAGCAGTAATATTTCATTACCTATGGCCAGTTTGGATATTCCCTCAGTTAAGTTAGAACAGTTTGATACAGAACTTGAAAAAATG gAATGTGGTGTAGAAGCAGTTGATGAAAGACCCTCTCAATTCACAAacaaagttaaaagaagaaaaaactgtgGTGTTTGTTTAAAGAATGATTATATTCATGCTGGTGGGAAAAAATTCAcatgtaaattttgtcaaaagtcttttagtgtaaatagtaaattaacagAACATCTTTCCATTCATACCAGTGAGAGaaaatttgtatgtaatatttgtCAAAAGTCTTCTACTCATAGTTCTTCTTTGAAGAAACACCTTTCAATTCATATTGGTGAGAAAAATTCACATGTAAATTTTGtcgaaaatcttttatatatagtTCTAATTTGA